The proteins below come from a single Procambarus clarkii isolate CNS0578487 chromosome 54, FALCON_Pclarkii_2.0, whole genome shotgun sequence genomic window:
- the LOC138352792 gene encoding mucin-22-like — protein MYSVWGGPTHVVATVGGPTHVEATAGGPTHVEATVGGPTHVEATVGGPTHVEATVGGPTHVEATVGGPTHVEATVGGPTHVEATVGGPTHVEATVGGPTHVEATVGGPTHVEATVGGPTHVEATVGGPTHVEATVGGPTHVEATVGGPTHVEATVGGPTHVEATVGGPTHVEATVGGPTHVEATVGGPTHVEATVGGPTHVEATVGGPTHVEATVGGPTHVEATVGGPTHVEATVGGPKHVEATVGGPTHVEATVGGPTHVEATVGGPTHVAATVGGPTHVEATVGGPTHVEATVGGPTHVAATV, from the coding sequence ATGTACTCTGTATGGGGAGGGCCCACACATGTTGTGGCTACTGTGGGAGGACCCACACATGTTGAGGCTACAGCAGGAGGGCCCACACATGTTGAGGCTACTGTGGGAGGACCCACTCATGTTGAGGCTACTGTGGGAGGACCCACACATGTTGAGGCTACTGTGGGAGGACCCACACATGTTGAGGCTACTGTGGGAGGACCCACTCATGTTGAGGCTACTGTGGGAGGACCCACACATGTTGAGGCTACTGTGGGAGGACCCACTCATGTTGAGGCTACTGTGGGAGGACCCACACATGTTGAGGCTACTGTGGGAGGACCCACACATGTTGAGGCTACTGTGGGAGGACCCACACATGTTGAGGCTACAGTAGGAGGGCCCACACATGTTGAGGCTACTGTGGGAGGACCCACTCATGTTGAGGCTACTGTGGGAGGACCCACACATGTTGAGGCTACTGTGGGAGGACCCACACATGTTGAGGCTACTGTGGGAGGACCCACACATGTTGAGGCTACTGTGGGAGGACCCACACATGTTGAGGCTACTGTGGGAGGACCCACTCATGTTGAGGCTACTGTGGGAGGACCCACACATGTTGAGGCTACTGTGGGAGGACCCACACATGTTGAGGCTACTGTGGGAGGACCCACTCATGTTGAGGCTACTGTGGGAGGACCCACACATGTTGAGGCTACTGTGGGAGGACCCAAACATGTTGAGGCTACTGTGGGAGGACCCACACATGTTGAGGCTACTGTGGGAGGACCCACACATGTTGAGGCTACTGTGGGAGGACCCACACATGTTGCGGCTACAGTGGGAGGACCCACACATGTTGAGGCTACTGTGGGAGGACCCACACATGTTGAGGCTACTGTGGGAGGACCCACACATGTTGCAGCTACAGTGTGA